From one Triticum aestivum cultivar Chinese Spring chromosome 4B, IWGSC CS RefSeq v2.1, whole genome shotgun sequence genomic stretch:
- the LOC123093269 gene encoding protein SULFUR DEFICIENCY-INDUCED 2 encodes MVQAGLAQPAPSPAAAGAVHVALKIPSGGGPYARAKHYQLVEKDLDVSIAWFWKAIETGDKVDSALKDMAVVMKQRGYLDDAVDAIRSLRHLCPGKQSQESLDNILLDLYKASGRTKEEIELLKHKLRRIYHGQAFPAGKATKRARSHGRKIHVSVQQETSRVLGNLAWAYMQQRNFMAAEAVYRKAQMVEPDANKACNLALCLMEQGRLGDAEGVLADVVAGAFRDGREREHGGGKVVRKAEELLERIRAETGGGGEKEAGEEDGAEADEMAELLDMVARQWAAPYRKSHRRLPVFEEITPFGREQMAC; translated from the exons ATGGTTCAGGCCGGATTGGCTCAGCCGGCGCCGAGCCCGGCTGCGGCCGGGGCGGTGCACGTCGCGCTCAAGATCCCCTCCGGCGGCGGGCCGTATGCACGGGCCAAGCACTACCAG CTTGTGGAGAAGGACTTGGACGTGTCGATCGCGTGGTTCTGGAAGGCGATCGAGACGGGGGACAAGGTGGACAGCGCGCTCAAGGACATGGCGGTGGTGATGAAGCAGCGCGGCTACCTGGACGACGCCGTGGACGCCATCCGGTCGCTGCGCCACCTCTGCCCGGGGAAGCAGTCGCAGGAGTCCCTGGACAACATCCTGCTCGACCTCTACAAGGCCAgcgggcgcaccaaggaggagatCGAGCTGCTCAAGCACAAGCTCCGGCGGATCTACCACGGCCAGGCCTTCCCCGCCGGCAAGGCCACCAAGCGCGCGCGCTCCCACGGCCGCAAGATCCACGTCTCCGTCCAGCAGGAGACGTCCCGGGTGCTGGGCAACCTCGCGTGGGCCTACATGCAGCAGCGCAACTTCATGGCGGCCGAGGCCGTGTACCGCAAGGCGCAGATGGTGGAGCCCGACGCCAACAAGGCCTGCAACCTCGCGCTGTGCCTCATGGAGCAAGGGCGGCTGGGGGACGCCGAGGGGGTGCTCGCCGATGTGGTCGCCGGCGCGTTCCgcgacgggagggagagggagcacgGCGGCGGGAAGGTCGTGAGGAAGGCGGAGGAGCTGCTGGAGCGGATCAGGGCGGagactggcggcggcggcgagaaggAGGCCGGGGAGGAGGACGGCGCCGAGGCCGACGAgatggcggagctgctggacatggTGGCCAGGCAGTGGGCCGCGCCGTACAGGAAGAGCCACCGGAGGCTGCCCGTGTTCGAGGAGATCACACCCTTCGGCAGGGAGCAGATGGCTTGCTAG